The following proteins are encoded in a genomic region of Arachis stenosperma cultivar V10309 chromosome 4, arast.V10309.gnm1.PFL2, whole genome shotgun sequence:
- the LOC130976703 gene encoding LEC14B homolog, protein MIRLNKDTSTCSEGSASSESVCSGISGEGTSILDHEIAQLTKLRSSPYVLLGRNIPGRMRLPASTVRMLVGREGNYSGQGRFSSADRCHILSRYLPTKGPWIVDRMRSRAYISQFSADGSLFIAGFQGSQIRVYDVERGWKLKKDISARNLRWTITDTSLSPDQQHLVYASMSPIVHICTVGSAVTQSIANVTEIHYGLNFSADEDEDEFGIFSIKFSTDGQELVAATSDSSICVYDLGADKLSLRIPAHMSDVNAVCFADESGNIIYSGSDDSFCKVWDRRCFVTKGQPAGTLMGHLDGITFIDSRGDGRYLISNGKDQTTKLWDIRKMSSNAISTGLADEDWDYRWMDYPDYARNLKHPHDQSLATYKGHSVLRTLIRCYFSPSYTTGQKYIYTGSSDSSVYIYDLVSGAQVAKLDHHEAPVRDCSWHPFYPILVTSAWDGDIVRWEFPGSNEAPASPNRRVARRRGFYHI, encoded by the exons ATGATTCGGTTGAACAAAGATACGAGTACCTGTAGTGAAGGTAGTGCCAGTAGTGAGTCTGTTTGTAGTGGAATATCTGGAGAAGGGACAAGTATTCTTGATCATGAAATTGCACAGCTCACAAAACTCAGGTCAAGTCCCTATGTGCTTTTGGGTCGCAATATTCCCGGCCGGATGAGGTTACCTGCTTCGACCGTAAGAATGCTAGTAGGTAGAGAAGGTAACTATTCTGGACAAGGGAGATTCTCGTCCGCGGATAGATGTCATATTTTAAGCCGCTATTTGCCCACCAAAGGTCCTTGGATTGTGGATAGAATGCGAAGCCGTGCCTATATTTCACAATTTTCAGCTGATGGTTCTCTTTTCATTGCTGGTTTCCAG GGAAGCCAAATCAGGGTCTATGATGTTGAAAGGGGCTGGAAACTTAAGAAGGACATCTCTGCACGAAACTTACGGTGGACAATCACTGATACTTCTCTCTCACCCGATCAACAACATCTT GTTTATGCTAGCATGTCACCAATTGTCCATATTTGCACAGTGGGATCTGCTGTAACACAGTCAATAGCTAATGTCACA GAAATTCATTATGGACTAAATTTCTCTGCcgatgaagatgaagatgaattTGGTATTTTCTCTATCAAGTTCTCAACAGATGGACAAGAGCTTGTGGCTGCAACCAGTGATAGCTCAATATGTGTTTATGATCTTGGAGCTGATAAACTAAGCCTTAGAATTCCTGCTCATATG TCTGATGTTAATGCGGTCTGCTTTGCTGATGAATCTGGCAATATCATATATTCTGGAAGTGATGATAGTTTCTGCAAG GTCTGGGATAGGCGGTGCTTTGTCACGAAAGGACAACCAGCTGGTACTTTAATGGGACATTTAGATGGCATTACATTCATTGACAGCCGTGGGGATGGTCGTTATTTAATTTCTAACGGAAAAGATCAAACTACCAAATTATGGGACATAAGGAAGATGTCTTCTAATGCCATAAG CACGGGTCTTGCAGACGAGGATTGGGATTATCGGTGGATGGACTACCCTGACTATGCAAGAAATTTAAAGCATCCCCATGACCAGTCGTTGGCAACGTATAAAGGACACTCAGTGTTGCGTACTCTAATTCGCTGTTATTTCTCGCCATCATATAC CACCGGTCAAAAGTACATTTACACCGGATCCAGTGATTCGTCGGTTTACATATATGATTTG GTGAGTGGAGCTCAAGTTGCAAAACTTGACCATCATGAGGCACCAGTAAGAGACTGTAGTTGGCACCCTTTCTATCCAATTCTAGTCACTTCGGCATGGGATGGTGACATTGTTAGGTGGGAGTTTCCCGGAAGTAATGAAGCCCCGGCTTCTCCGAATAGACGAGTAGCTCGCCGGAGAGGCTTTTATCACATATAG